One part of the Solanum dulcamara chromosome 8, daSolDulc1.2, whole genome shotgun sequence genome encodes these proteins:
- the LOC129900846 gene encoding BEL1-like homeodomain protein 1 — protein MYYQETSDNNIQADHHHHANNNNNIQTLYLMNPNSYMQGYTTTDTQQQQQQQLFFLNSSPASNNALNPANIPHAPLQQQQHFVGVPLPAVSLHDQINHHGLIQRMWNNQDQSQQVIVPSSTVVSTTDLASQLAFQRPMVVSPTLQHRQQQQGGLSLSLSPQQQRQISFNNNMSSSSPRTNNVTIRGTLDGSSSNMVLGSKYLKAAQELLDEVVNIVGKSIKGDDQKKENSMNKESMLLASDINTSSGTGGGESSSRQKNEAAVELTTAQRQELQIKKAKLLTMLEEVEQRYRQYHHQMQIIVTSFEQVAGIGSAKSYTQLALHAISKQFRCLKDAIAEQIKATSKSLGEEEVLGGKIEGSRLKFVDHHLRQQRALQQLGMMQPNAWRPQRGLPERAVSVLRAWLFEHFLHPYPKDSDKIMLAKQTGLTRSQVSNWFINARVRLWKPMVEEMYLEEVKNQEQNTTTSQDNKIKETNKVSKSSAPNEEKQAIITSSLLQDGTTTPTISTSPTADASLHHAHNFSFLGSFNMENTTTTNATADHIENNNAKKPRNDMQKFSPSSILSSVDMEAKARESSNKGFNNPLMAAYAMGDFGRFDPHDQQMTANFHGNNGVSLTLGLPPSENLAMPVSQQNYLSNQNIEMGSRTEMGSHYNRMGFENIDFQSGNKRFPTQLLSDFVTGNLGT, from the exons ATGTACTATCAAGAAACCTCGGATAATAATATACAAGctgatcatcatcatcatgcgaacaataataataatattcagACACTTTATCTGATGAACCCTAACAGTTATATGCAAGGCTACACTACTACTGACacacagcagcagcagcagcagcagttgtttttcttgaattcttccccAGCAAGCAACAACGCGCTTAACCCAGCGAATATACCCCACGCGCCGCTGCAACAGCAGCAGCACTTCGTTGGCGTGCCTCTTCCGGCAGTTAGTTTGCACGATCAGATCAATCATCATGGACTTATCCAGCGTATGTGGAACAACCAAGATCAATCTCAGCAGGTGATAGTACCGTCGTCCACGGTGGTTTCCACCACGGACTTGGCCTCTCAATTGGCGTTTCAGAGGCCGATGGTGGTGTCTCCGACACTACAACaccgacaacaacaacaaggtGGTCTATCACTAAGCCTTTCTCCTCAACAACAACGACAAATTAGTTTCAATAACAATATGTCGTCATCATCACCAAGGACAAATAATGTTACTATTAGAGGAACATTAGATGGAAGTTCTAGCAACATGGTTTTAGGCTCTAAGTACTTGAAAGCAGCACAAGAGCTTCTTGATGAAGTTGTTAATATTGTTGGAAAAAGCATCAAAGGAGATgatcaaaagaaggaaaattcaATGAATAAAGAATCAATGCTTTTGGCTAGTGATATCAACACTAGTAGTGGTACTGGTGGTGGTGAAAGTAGCAGCAGGCAGAAAAATGAAGCTGCTGTTGAGCTTACAACTGCTCAAAGACAAgaacttcaaattaaaaaagCCAAGCTTCTTACTATGCTTGAAGAG GTGGAACAAAGGTACAGACAGTACCATCACCAAATGCAAATAATTGTAACATCATTTGAGCAAGTAGCAGGAATTGGATCAGCCAAATCATACACTCAACTGGCTTTGCATGCAATTTCGAAGCAATTCCGATGCCTAAAGGATGCAATTGCTGAGCAAATAAAGGCCACGAGCAAGAGTCTAGGTGAAGAAGAAGTCTTAGGAGGGAAAATAGAAGGCTCAAGACTCAAATTTGTAGACCATCATCTAAGGCAACAACGCGCGCTGCAACAGCTAGGAATGATGCAACCAAATGCTTGGAGACCCCAAAGAGGTTTACCTGAAAGGGCTGTATCTGTCCTTCGTGCTTGGCTTTtcgagcattttcttcatcc TTACCCCAAGGATTCAGACAAAATCATGCTTGCTAAGCAAACCGGGCTAACAAGGAGCCAG GTCTCCAACTGGTTCATAAATGCTCGAGTTCGACTATGGAAGCCAATGGTAGAAGAAATGTACTTGGAAGAAGTGAAGAATCAAGAACAAAATACCACCACTTCACAAGATAACAAAATCAAAGAGACCAATAAGGTCTCAAAATCAAGTGCTCCAAATGAAGAGAAACAAGCAATTATTACTAGCAGCTTATTGCAAGATGGTACTACTACTCCAACTATTTCAACTTCCCCTACTGCAGATGCCTCACTTCATCATGCTCACAACTTCTCCTTCCTTGGTTCATTCAACATGGAAAATACTACGACCACTAATGCTACTGCTGATCATATTGAAAACAACAATGCAAAAAAGCCAAGAAATGACATGCAAAAGTTTTCTCCAAGTAGTATTCTTTCATCGGTTGACATGGAAGCCAAAGCTAGAGAATCATCAAACAAAGGGTTCAATAATCCTTTAATGGCAGCGTACGCTATGGGAGATTTTGGAAGGTTTGATCCTCATGATCAACAAATGACCGCGAATTTTCATGGAAATAATGGTGTCTCTCTTACTTTAGGGCTTCCTCCTTCAGAAAACCTAGCCATGCCGGTGAGCCAGCAAAATTACCTTTCTAACCAAAATATTGAGATGGGAAGTAGGACTGAAATGGGAAGTCATTACAATAGAATGGGATTTGAAAACATCGATTTTCAGAGTGGAAATAAGCGATTTCCTACTCAACTATTATCAGATTTTGTTACAGGTAACCTTGGAACATGA
- the LOC129900848 gene encoding uncharacterized protein LOC129900848 produces the protein MDSDTNWSEKVEDLVDGGEINEAISLLEKLVAKLENESRNSSDSQLRLSIALLDLSKLYSTQGLSLQADQTRSKAFLIKQQQESIKENRDVNATKEPTGDGISGTQVSQSDNRDRASLQIDTSQNDEDDDWEAVADRAPDELLSPQHLLEVSKISLQDSKVQAPKRRGRGTFSYQKHSLYSDQQSDEPAVDDIEDETVSGTPEGSSDTKNLNYGTHHVLVVADFPPSTKTNDLEKLVEKFKDDVAIRWVNDTVALAVFRTPVLASKASDLIHCPFTVRVLCEEDELLSTIPPRDLEPPRRRPQTSARTAQRLIAQSMGIKLPSTDFGSREYRRQEEARKNRIVSRQNLKNDAWGDDDS, from the exons ATGGATAGCGACACAAACTGGTCGGAGAAGGTGGAGGATCTCGTCGACGGCGGAGAAATCAATGAGGCCATTTCTTTGCTAGAGAAATTAGTCGCAAAGCTAGAAAATGAGTCCCGAAACTCGTCAGATTCCCAACTTCGTCTATCTATTGCTCTACTAGACTTGTCGAAGCTCTACTCCACTCAAGGCTTATCTTTACAAGCTGACCAGACGCGCTCAAAGGCATTTCTAATTAAACAGCAGcaagaatctattaaagaaaatag GGATGTAAATGCTACCAAGGAGCCAACTGGTGATGGCATTTCAGGAACCCAGGTTTCACAAA GTGATAACAGGGATCGCGCTAGCTTGCAAATTGATACCTCACAGAATGATGAGGATGATG ATTGGGAAGCTGTTGCTGATCGTGCTCCAGATGAATTACTTTCCCCACAACACTTGTTAGAAGTGTCTAAAATTTCTTTACAAGATTCGAAAGTTCAAGCCCCCAAGCGACGTGGAAGGGGTACATTCTCCTATCAGAAGCACAGTCTCTACAGCGATCAGCAGTCTGATGAGCCTGCCGTTGATGACATTGAAGATGAAACTGTTTCCGGTACTCCAGAAGGGAGCTCAGATACAAAAAATT TAAACTATGGAACGCACCACGTCTTGGTTGTGGCTGATTTCCCACCAAGCACTAAAACAAATGACCTAGAGAAactggtggagaaatttaaAGACGATGTAGCAATTCGCTGGGTCAATGATACAGTTGCACTTGCAGTGTTCAGAACACCAGTCCTTG CATCAAAGGCCAGTGACTTGATACACTGTCCATTTACAGTGAGGGTACTGTGTGAGGAGGACGAGCTTTTGAGCACAATTCCTCCAAGAG ATCTGGAGCCTCCTCGTAGAAGACCTCAGACATCAGCTAGAACCGCCCAGAGGCTGATTGCTCAAAGTATGGGTATAAAGTTGCCTTCTACGGACTTCGGTTCCAGAGAATATAGGAGACAGGAGGAAGCCAGGAAGAACCGGATAGTTTCAAGACAAAACCTGAAGAATGATGCTTGGGGTGATGATGACAGCTAA
- the LOC129900457 gene encoding E3 ubiquitin-protein ligase PUB24-like, giving the protein MEEVEIPQYFLCPISLEIMKDPVTTVTGITYDRENIEQWLLMAEENASTCPVTKQILPRDTALLTPNHMLGRFIRSWTICNAEKGIEQIPSPKYPLNKSHVIRLIRQVNNHDFYLKALRKMLTMISENEENRKCFDEGGAIKAMVFFILRSFKEGEGIEEALRIFHLVWRPTHENKQIVKENHDLIEAILWILKSREMYNNQVVTSIKTHAMLVLKNVISVSSTNFLSSLTLDFFQQMLNTLRKNSVKYISQQATKAVLHVLIDACPRGRNRLKMIELGAIFELIELELNNNEKRVTELVFALLSHLCSLADGRAELLKHAAGIAIVSKRILRISPATDESAIQILGLIAKFSATKQVLMEMLRVGAVTKFSMVIQANCEACLKKKAMEILRAHYNVWSNSPCVQIYFLTRYPGQ; this is encoded by the coding sequence ATGGAAGAAGTAGAAATACCCCAATATTTTTTGTGTCCGATAtcacttgaaatcatgaaagatCCTGTCACAACAGTCACTGGAATTACATATGATAGGGAAAATATTGAACAATGGTTGTTGATGGCAGAGGAAAATGCATCTACATGTCCAGTGACAAAGCAAATTTTGCCTAGAGACACCGCGTTGTTGACACCAAATCATATGCTAGGGCGATTTATTCGATCGTGGACTATATGCAATGCTGAAAAAGGGATCGAGCAAATTCCATCGCCCAAATATCCTCTCAACAAATCACATGTCATCAGGCTAATACGTCAGGTGAATAATCAcgatttttatttaaaagctTTAAGAAAAATGTTGACTATGATAAGTGAGAATGAGGAAAATAGGAAGTGTTTTGATGAAGGTGGTGCAATTAAGGCTATGGTATTTTTTATATTGAGGAGTTTTAAGGAAGGGGAAGGAATTGAAGAAGCTTTGAGGATTTTCCATCTTGTTTGGAGACCAACACATGAAAACAAGCAAATTGTCAAggaaaatcatgatttaattGAAGCCATTTTATGGATTTTGAAGAGTCGCGAAATGTACAACAATCAAGTTGTAACGTCAATCAAGACTCATGCAATGTTGGTCCTGAAAAATGTGATTTCAGTGTCAAGTACAAATTTCTTATCTAGTCTAACACTCGATTTTTTTCAACAAATGTTGAATACTTTGAGGAAAAACAGCGTAAAATATATTTCTCAACAAGCAACAAAAGCAGTGTTACATGTGCTAATAGATGCCTGTCCAAGGGGACGAAACAGGCTAAAAATGATCGAATTGGGGGCTATTTTCGAGCTAATTGAACTCGAATTAAACAACAATGAGAAAAGGGTTACTGAATTAGTTTTTGCTCTTTTGTCACATTTGTGTAGTTTGGCTGATGGGAGAGCAGAATTACTAAAACATGCAGCTGGAATTGCAATTGTTTCTAAAAGGATACTTAGGATTTCTCCAGCCACAGATGAAAGTGCAATTCAAATTCTTGGATTGATTGCAAAATTTTCTGCTACAAAACAAGTGTTAATGGAAATGTTAAGAGTTGGGGCAGTGACAAAGTTTAGCATGGTGATTCAAGCAAACTGTGAAGCATGTTTAAAGAAAAAAGCTATGGAAATATTAAGGGCACATTATAATGTTTGGAGCAACTCTCCATGtgtacaaatttattttttgacaaGATATCCTGGTCAATAG
- the LOC129900232 gene encoding leucine-rich repeat extensin-like protein 4 produces MHHFAGLNTSFYPVIFLILFNAASTTNQISNYFDAGGLEIEKSNSRKLLSYNGDVLAMNPSLSIENFRLKNAYIALQAWKEAILSDPHNITQNWEGSNVCNYTGVFCSPSLDQPSELTVSGIDINHGDIAGKLPHELGLLFDIALIHINSNRFCGTIPESFLNLKLLFELDLSNNRFVGKFPDVVVQLPNLKFLDLRFNEFEGELPRQLFERDLDALFINNNRFTFELPDNFGNSPVSVMVLANNNFEGCMPVSIGKMVRLNELLLTNNNFHSCLPNEIGMLKNLTVFDISYNEIVGTLPESIGGMVSLEQLNLGHNMLSGKISSNICTLPKLENFVYEHNYFSEESPACLNLNAFADQQNCLRGRPMQRSALDCQRFLSNEVDCSTFKCALPPPLPPLLPSPTTPPQNTCCTCLPQPPSPIPTSPPLPPLPSPSPLPPTESPSPTPPTQNSSSPQPPDLPSPPPSLVEPPLPSPLPCANQTIPSSQDMSPPSP; encoded by the coding sequence ATGCACCATTTTGCAGGCCTAAACACATCATTCTACCCTGTTATCTTCCTTATTCTTTTCAATGCTGCATCAACCACTAATCAAATATCTAATTATTTTGACGCCGGCGgccttgaaattgaaaaaagtaACAGTAGAAAATTATTATCCTACAATGGTGATGTTCTTGCCATGAATCCATCACTTTCTATTGAGAATTTTAGGCTAAAGAATGCTTACATTGCGTTACAAGCTTGGAAAGAAGCAATTCTCTCTGATCCTCACAATATAACACAGAATTGGGAAGGATCTAATGTGTGTAATTACACTGGAGTTTTCTGTTCCCCTTCACTTGATCAGCCTTCTGAACTTACAGTTTCTGGTATCGATATCAATCATGGTGATATAGCTGGAAAACTTCCACATGAATTAGGTTTACTATTTGACATTGCATTGATTCATATAAACTCTAATAGGTTCTGTGGTACAATACCCGAGAGTTTCTTGAATTTGAAGCTTCTTTTTGAGTTAGATCTTAGTAATAATCGATTCGTTGGAAAGTTTCCTGATGTGGTTGTTCAATTGCCTAActtgaagtttcttgatttgaGGTTCAATGAGTTTGAAGGTGAACTTCCAAGGCAACTTTTTGAAAGGGATTTAGATGCTCTATTCATTAATAACAACAGATTTACTTTTGAGTTGCCTGATAACTTTGGGAATTCGCCTGTTTCTGTCATGGTTTTGGCTAACAACAACTTTGAGGGATGTATGCCTGTTAGTATAGGCAAAATGGTTAGATTGAATGAATTGCTTCttacaaataataattttcattcATGTTTGCCAAATGAGATTGGGATGCTGAAGAATTTGACTGTGTTTGATATAAGTTATAATGAAATTGTGGGAACTTTACCTGAGAGTATTGGAGGGATGGTGAGCTTGGAGCAGTTGAATTTGGGTCATAATATGTTGTCTGGAAAGATTTCTAGCAACATATGTACACTTCCAAAATTGGAGAATTTTGTGTATGAGCACAACTACTTTTCAGAAGAGAGTCCAGCTTGTCTAAACTTGAATGCATTTGCTGATCAACAGAATTGTCTTAGAGGAAGGCCAATGCAGAGATCTGCTTTAGATTGCCAGAGATTTTTGTCTAATGAAGTTGATTGTAGCACTTTCAAATGTGCATTACCACCTCCATTACCTCCATTACTTCCATCACCTACCACCCCTCCACAAAACACCTGTTGTACTTGTTTGCCTCAACCACCATCACCAATCCCAACATCTCCTCCACTACCACCACTGCCATCACCATCTCCACTACCACCTACCGAGTCGCCTTCTCCAACCCCACCAACACAAAACTCTTCTTCACCTCAGCCACCAGACTTGCCATCACCACCACCTTCATTGGTAGAGCCTCCACTACCTTCTCCTCTACCGTGTGCTAATCAGACAATACCATCAAGTCAAGATATGTCACCTCCTTCACCTTGA